The Chloroflexota bacterium genome contains a region encoding:
- a CDS encoding ABC transporter ATP-binding protein yields MSSQESAVRSQEKAQSSRSGAVPLPLIELKDVKTHFFLREGTVKALDGVSFTINRGEALGVVGESGCGKSVTAQAILRIVPDPGKIVGGEITLHRYGADAQAGNGTRSGHTNGAASGPSHGAASGAMHGHAAANPQSSTVKLTDLDPRGPAIRAIRGAEIAMVFQEPMTSFSPVHTIGYQIMEAIILHQQANKQQARERAIEILARVGMPRPHQAVDAYTHQLSGGQRQRAMIAMALSCNPSLLIADEPTTALDVTTQAQILDLLRHLQDELGMAIMFITHDLGVIAEMTKRVVVMYLGRVVEQADVDTLFHDPKHPYTRALINSVPRLGMMQGLLQPIEGSVPDPYNIPRGCAFHPRCPSFIPGRCDTTEPRWTPLSEHHQVRCHLYE; encoded by the coding sequence ATGAGCAGTCAGGAGTCGGCGGTCAGGAGCCAGGAGAAGGCCCAGTCCAGCAGGTCCGGGGCAGTCCCGCTGCCGCTGATCGAGCTGAAGGACGTCAAGACGCACTTCTTCCTGCGGGAGGGCACCGTCAAGGCGCTCGACGGCGTCAGCTTCACCATCAACCGTGGCGAGGCCCTGGGCGTGGTGGGGGAGAGCGGCTGCGGCAAGAGCGTCACCGCCCAGGCGATCCTCCGCATCGTGCCCGACCCGGGCAAGATCGTCGGCGGCGAGATCACACTGCACCGCTACGGCGCGGATGCCCAGGCGGGCAACGGGACGCGGAGCGGCCACACGAACGGCGCTGCCAGCGGCCCATCGCATGGCGCGGCCAGCGGCGCCATGCACGGCCACGCCGCGGCCAATCCCCAATCCAGCACCGTCAAGCTGACGGATCTCGATCCGCGCGGGCCGGCCATCCGGGCCATCCGTGGGGCCGAGATCGCGATGGTCTTCCAGGAGCCGATGACCTCGTTCAGCCCGGTCCACACCATCGGCTACCAGATCATGGAAGCGATCATCCTGCACCAGCAGGCGAACAAGCAACAGGCCCGCGAGCGCGCCATCGAGATCCTGGCGCGCGTCGGGATGCCGCGCCCGCACCAGGCGGTGGACGCTTACACCCACCAGCTGAGCGGCGGACAGCGGCAGCGCGCGATGATCGCGATGGCCCTCTCCTGCAACCCGAGCCTGCTGATCGCCGACGAGCCGACGACGGCGCTCGACGTCACGACGCAGGCGCAGATCCTGGACTTGCTGCGCCATCTCCAGGACGAGCTGGGCATGGCGATCATGTTCATCACCCATGACCTGGGGGTCATCGCCGAGATGACGAAGCGAGTGGTGGTGATGTACCTCGGGCGGGTGGTGGAGCAGGCTGACGTGGATACCTTGTTCCACGATCCGAAACACCCGTACACGCGCGCGCTCATCAACTCGGTGCCGCGCCTGGGGATGATGCAGGGACTGTTGCAGCCCATCGAGGGCTCGGTGCCCGATCCGTACAACATCCCGCGCGGCTGTGCGTTCCATCCGCGCTGCCCGAGCTTCATCCCGGGCCGCTGCGACACCACGGAACCGCGGTGGACGCCCCTCTCCGAGCATCATCAGGTACGGTGCCACCTCTATGAGTGA
- a CDS encoding ABC transporter permease codes for MKGYIARRFAYMLLLLLLGSMVSFLVITLPPGDYLSYYVDRVSMSGATISEEDLAGLRAFYGLDQPVYIQYFKWLSRVLQGDLGRSFGWNRPVAELIWERLGMTVLVAFGSLIVTYVIAIPIGIYSAVRQYSIPDYLATFFGFIGLSVPPFLLALVVMMFFHNNLGLSVGGLFSPGMEQAPWSVSKLLDLLAHLPVPLLVIGLSGTAWLIRTMRATLLDELRKPYVQTARAKGVEEWELLRTYPVRVALVPIASTVGWALPAIFSGSVIVSIVLNLPTIGPLLYSALTTEDMFLAASTVMISMALTLVGTFISDILLAILDPRIHYT; via the coding sequence ATGAAGGGGTACATCGCGCGCCGATTCGCCTACATGCTGCTGCTGCTCCTGTTGGGCTCGATGGTCTCCTTCCTGGTGATCACCCTGCCCCCGGGGGACTACCTCTCGTACTACGTGGACCGCGTCTCGATGAGCGGCGCGACCATCAGCGAGGAAGATCTGGCCGGCCTGCGTGCCTTCTACGGGCTCGATCAGCCGGTGTACATCCAGTATTTCAAGTGGCTCAGCCGCGTGCTCCAGGGCGATCTTGGACGGTCGTTCGGCTGGAACCGGCCCGTTGCCGAGTTGATCTGGGAGCGTCTCGGCATGACGGTCCTGGTGGCGTTCGGGTCGTTGATCGTCACCTATGTGATCGCCATTCCCATCGGGATCTACTCGGCCGTCCGGCAGTACTCGATCCCAGACTATCTTGCCACCTTCTTCGGATTCATCGGCCTGTCGGTGCCGCCGTTCCTGCTGGCGCTGGTCGTGATGATGTTCTTCCACAACAACCTCGGGTTGTCGGTGGGCGGGCTGTTCTCGCCGGGCATGGAGCAGGCCCCGTGGAGCGTGTCCAAGCTCCTGGATCTGCTGGCCCACCTGCCGGTGCCGCTGCTGGTGATCGGGCTGTCGGGCACGGCCTGGCTGATCCGGACGATGCGCGCCACGCTGCTGGATGAGCTGCGGAAGCCGTACGTCCAGACGGCCCGGGCGAAGGGCGTCGAGGAGTGGGAGCTGCTGCGAACCTACCCGGTCCGGGTGGCCCTGGTGCCCATCGCGTCGACGGTCGGCTGGGCGCTGCCGGCCATCTTCTCCGGCTCGGTCATCGTCAGCATCGTGCTGAACCTGCCGACCATCGGGCCGCTGCTCTACAGCGCCCTCACCACCGAGGACATGTTCCTGGCCGCCAGCACCGTGATGATCTCGATGGCGCTGACGCTGGTGGGCACGTTCATCTCAGACATCCTGCTGGCGATCCTCGATCCGCGCATTCACTACACGTAG
- a CDS encoding ATP-binding cassette domain-containing protein: protein MSDGTQNGSTNGTTAQLQADSAPSNTTDGSVQSPQDGDVLLRVDNLKKYFPITKGLFRKHIGEVRAVDGVSFSIRERETLALVGESGCGKTTTGRCIVRAIEPSSGSVQFKTADGQWTDLLAQQGEPLRQLRRQIQMIFQDPYSSLDPRMTLLQIVGEPLAAFGVRGRELEERVAQLLSLVGLRPQYMRRYPHAFSGGQRQRIGIARALALQPKLIVADEPVSALDVSIQAQVLNLMKQLQAQFGLAYLFISHNLSVVEYIAQRVGVMYVGQLVELAETKELFGRPLHPYTEALMSAVPKPDPRMQKARIVLEGEVADPANPPSGCYFHPRCPYAVERCKAERPAFRNLGSKDGGDHFVSCHRAEELSLKGVGAPTQPLAVVP, encoded by the coding sequence ATGAGTGACGGGACGCAGAACGGCAGCACCAACGGAACGACGGCGCAGCTACAGGCCGACAGCGCGCCGAGCAACACGACCGATGGCTCGGTCCAGTCGCCCCAGGACGGCGATGTCCTGCTCCGCGTCGATAACCTGAAGAAGTACTTCCCGATCACCAAGGGCCTCTTCCGCAAACACATCGGCGAGGTCCGGGCGGTTGATGGCGTCAGCTTCTCGATCCGCGAGCGGGAGACCCTGGCGTTGGTCGGGGAGTCCGGCTGCGGCAAGACGACGACGGGCCGCTGCATCGTGCGGGCCATCGAGCCGAGCAGCGGCTCGGTCCAGTTCAAGACGGCAGACGGCCAGTGGACGGACCTGCTGGCGCAGCAGGGCGAGCCGCTCCGACAACTGCGCCGGCAGATCCAGATGATCTTCCAGGATCCGTACTCGTCGCTGGACCCCCGCATGACGCTGCTGCAGATCGTCGGGGAGCCGCTCGCGGCGTTCGGGGTGCGGGGCCGCGAGCTTGAGGAGCGGGTGGCGCAGCTCCTCTCGCTGGTGGGGCTGCGGCCTCAGTACATGCGGCGCTACCCGCACGCCTTCAGCGGCGGCCAGCGGCAGCGCATCGGCATCGCGCGGGCGCTGGCGCTCCAGCCAAAGCTGATCGTGGCGGATGAGCCGGTCTCGGCGCTGGATGTCTCGATCCAGGCCCAGGTGCTGAACCTGATGAAGCAGCTCCAGGCCCAGTTCGGGCTGGCCTACCTCTTCATCAGCCACAACCTGAGCGTGGTGGAGTACATCGCGCAGCGAGTCGGCGTGATGTATGTGGGGCAGCTGGTGGAGCTGGCCGAGACGAAGGAGCTGTTCGGCCGACCGCTGCACCCGTACACCGAGGCGTTGATGTCGGCGGTGCCGAAGCCTGACCCGCGCATGCAGAAGGCGCGCATCGTGCTGGAGGGCGAGGTCGCGGACCCTGCCAACCCGCCGTCAGGCTGCTATTTCCACCCGCGCTGCCCGTACGCCGTGGAGCGCTGCAAGGCGGAGCGGCCGGCCTTCCGCAATCTCGGAAGCAAGGATGGCGGCGACCATTTCGTGAGCTGCCACCGCGCCGAGGAGCTGTCACTCAAGGGGGTGGGCGCACCGACGCAGCCGCTGGCCGTGGTACCGTAG
- a CDS encoding ABC transporter permease: MWLHFTRHRMAMVGLWTIVAMYAITLCHGFVAPYDKATRSQFIFRPPQALHFSDEQGFSPRPFVYGTAVQRDLATMSRTFTDDPSKRFYVQFFVTGDTYFLLGFIETTTHLFGVEQGGTLYLMGTDDLGRDVFSRILYGGAISLSVGLVGVTLSFVLGVILGGISGYYGGAVDNLIQRLIEFLISIPTIPLWMGLSAAVPTGWDPVKAYFAITLILALTSWPGLARIVRSKLLEIRGEDFVIAARLGGLKDREIILKHLLPASLSYLIVHMTLAVPGMILAETSLSFLGLGLRAPVVSWGTMLQAAQNIGAVNSYPWLMWPAGFVVVTIMAFNFMGDGLRDAADPYKV, from the coding sequence ATGTGGCTGCACTTCACCCGTCACCGCATGGCGATGGTGGGCCTATGGACCATCGTCGCCATGTACGCCATCACCCTCTGTCACGGGTTTGTCGCCCCGTACGACAAGGCGACGCGCTCGCAGTTCATTTTCCGCCCGCCACAGGCGTTGCACTTCTCGGACGAGCAGGGCTTCTCGCCGCGGCCGTTCGTCTACGGCACCGCCGTCCAGCGCGACCTCGCCACGATGTCGCGGACGTTCACGGACGATCCGAGCAAGCGGTTCTACGTCCAGTTCTTCGTGACCGGGGACACGTACTTCCTGCTCGGGTTCATCGAGACGACCACGCACCTGTTCGGGGTCGAGCAGGGCGGAACGCTCTACCTGATGGGCACCGACGACCTCGGGCGGGACGTCTTCTCGCGCATCCTGTACGGCGGCGCGATCTCGCTGTCGGTCGGGCTGGTCGGCGTGACCCTGAGCTTCGTGCTCGGCGTGATCCTGGGCGGCATCTCGGGGTACTACGGCGGGGCCGTGGACAACCTGATCCAGCGGCTGATCGAGTTCCTGATCTCGATCCCGACGATCCCGCTCTGGATGGGCCTGAGCGCCGCCGTCCCGACGGGCTGGGATCCTGTCAAGGCGTACTTCGCCATCACGCTGATCCTGGCCCTGACCAGCTGGCCGGGGCTGGCCCGCATCGTCCGCAGCAAGCTGCTGGAGATCCGCGGCGAGGACTTCGTGATCGCGGCGCGGCTCGGCGGCCTCAAGGACCGCGAGATCATCCTCAAGCACCTGCTGCCGGCCTCGCTCAGCTACCTGATCGTCCACATGACGCTGGCCGTCCCCGGCATGATCCTGGCCGAGACCTCGCTGAGCTTCCTGGGGCTGGGACTGCGTGCGCCGGTGGTGAGCTGGGGCACGATGCTCCAGGCCGCCCAGAATATCGGCGCGGTCAACTCCTACCCCTGGCTGATGTGGCCGGCCGGATTCGTCGTCGTGACGATCATGGCGTTCAACTTCATGGGCGACGGCCTGCGAGACGCCGCCGACCCGTACAAGGTGTAG